One genomic segment of Actinoplanes ianthinogenes includes these proteins:
- a CDS encoding NADPH-dependent F420 reductase yields the protein MTTIGLIGSGNIGSTVAQLAVAAGYDVVLSNSRGPETLAGLVAELGPRARAGTAADAAAAGDIVVVTVPLKAYADVPVEPLAGKVVIDTNNYYPERDGQIAALDEDTSTTGELLQQHLADSKVVKGFNNIWFGHLATLARPAGSAERSALPIAGDDAAAKLVVTEFLDRIGYDAVDVGPLAENWRTQRDTPVYVTPYGPYGEPGTPASAATVRDAVAAAKR from the coding sequence ATGACGACGATCGGACTCATCGGCAGTGGAAACATCGGGAGCACCGTGGCGCAGCTCGCCGTGGCCGCCGGGTATGACGTGGTGCTGAGCAACTCCCGCGGGCCGGAGACCCTGGCGGGCCTCGTCGCGGAGCTGGGGCCGCGGGCGCGGGCCGGGACGGCGGCCGACGCTGCCGCGGCCGGGGACATCGTGGTGGTGACCGTGCCGCTGAAGGCCTATGCGGACGTGCCGGTCGAGCCGCTCGCGGGCAAGGTCGTGATCGACACGAACAACTACTACCCGGAGCGGGACGGGCAGATCGCCGCCCTGGACGAGGACACGAGCACCACCGGTGAGCTGCTCCAGCAGCACCTCGCGGACAGCAAGGTGGTGAAGGGCTTCAACAACATCTGGTTCGGGCACCTGGCCACCCTGGCCCGTCCGGCGGGTTCGGCGGAGCGGTCCGCACTGCCGATCGCCGGTGACGACGCGGCGGCGAAACTCGTGGTCACCGAGTTCCTCGACCGGATCGGCTACGACGCGGTGGACGTCGGGCCGCTCGCCGAGAACTGGCGGACCCAGCGGGACACCCCGGTCTACGTGACGCCGTACGGGCCGTACGGCGAGCCGGGGACCCCGGCAAGCGCGGCGACCGTCCGCGACGCGGTCGCGGCAGCGAAACGCTGA
- a CDS encoding lipid II:glycine glycyltransferase FemX, which translates to MLRLQRVEPSAALTADRATYQDRLIFHTPEWLAFVAECQRAEPVLATVSDDGATVGHFTGLLTRRWGLRILGSPMAGWTTSYQGFNLQPGVSRRAALRALPGFAFDQLGCAHLEVRDRAATEADWTGLDLRWDAAPTAVIDLSPDEDALFGAMASACRRNIRKAAKSGVIIEEAEPDPAFADEFYDQLRDVFAKQNLVPTYSVERVKSLIRHLAPAGRITLLRARDGDGRCIATAVLPWYHRTMYFWGGASYREHQHLRPNEALIWHALRWARARGVTEFDFVGSNSYKEKYGTVEVPVPWGRQSRSPLIATLRDTAKQAFALKQRTAARLTRFKEPEAVTRP; encoded by the coding sequence ATGCTTCGACTGCAACGGGTGGAGCCGAGTGCCGCCCTCACCGCCGACCGAGCCACCTACCAGGACCGCCTCATCTTCCACACTCCGGAGTGGCTCGCGTTCGTGGCCGAGTGTCAGCGCGCCGAGCCGGTGCTGGCCACGGTCAGCGACGACGGCGCCACGGTGGGCCACTTCACCGGTCTGCTCACCCGCCGCTGGGGCCTGCGCATCCTGGGCAGTCCGATGGCCGGCTGGACCACCTCCTACCAGGGATTCAACCTCCAGCCAGGGGTGTCCCGGCGGGCTGCCCTGCGGGCGTTGCCGGGGTTCGCCTTCGACCAGCTGGGCTGTGCGCACCTGGAGGTGCGGGACCGGGCCGCGACCGAGGCCGACTGGACCGGCCTGGACCTGCGCTGGGACGCGGCGCCCACCGCGGTGATCGACCTGAGCCCGGACGAGGACGCCCTGTTCGGCGCGATGGCCAGTGCCTGCCGGCGCAATATCCGGAAGGCCGCCAAGTCCGGCGTGATCATTGAGGAGGCGGAGCCGGATCCGGCATTCGCCGACGAATTCTACGATCAATTGCGGGACGTTTTCGCGAAGCAGAATCTGGTTCCCACCTATTCGGTGGAACGGGTGAAGTCGTTGATCCGACATCTCGCTCCGGCGGGCCGGATCACTCTGCTGAGGGCTCGCGACGGCGACGGCCGGTGCATCGCCACCGCGGTGCTGCCCTGGTACCACCGGACCATGTACTTCTGGGGCGGCGCGAGTTACCGCGAGCACCAGCACCTGCGTCCGAACGAGGCGCTGATCTGGCACGCGCTGCGGTGGGCCAGGGCGCGCGGGGTGACCGAGTTCGACTTCGTCGGCTCGAACTCCTACAAGGAGAAGTACGGCACCGTCGAGGTTCCGGTCCCGTGGGGGCGGCAGTCGCGGTCGCCGCTGATCGCCACGCTCCGGGACACCGCGAAGCAGGCGTTCGCGCTCAAGCAGCGGACGGCGGCGCGGCTGACTCGTTTCAAGGAGCCCGAGGCTGTTACGCGCCCGTGA
- a CDS encoding aminotransferase class I/II-fold pyridoxal phosphate-dependent enzyme, with product MTEPRIYLSPPDVTDVERKLLLEAFDSNWVAPVGPDLDAFEAKCAELVGVRHAVALSSGTAALHLALIAAGVRRGDTVLVPSFTFAATANAVMYLGARPVFLDSTPESWNVDPQILVDELRGRSVRGQLPRAVITVDMYGQCADYQPILEACDRYGVPLIEDAAEALGATYRDRPAGSFGLAGVLSFNGNKIVTTGGGGVLVTDDGSVAGQVRHLSTQAREPVAHYEHRTVGYNYRLSNLLAAVGRGQLQRLPSMIEARRVTFEHYRAALGDLSGFDFLPVAGYGVPNWWLTCLLVDSQRTRDLIVAELAKADIEARPTWKPMHLQPVYRDCVMRGGAVSADLFHRGLCLPSGSALTGHDRDRVVAAVRSAVHEQEG from the coding sequence ATGACTGAGCCACGGATCTATCTCAGCCCACCCGACGTCACCGACGTCGAGCGGAAACTGCTGCTGGAGGCGTTCGACTCGAACTGGGTCGCGCCGGTCGGGCCGGACCTGGACGCCTTCGAGGCCAAGTGCGCCGAGCTCGTCGGCGTCCGGCACGCGGTGGCGCTCAGCAGCGGCACCGCCGCCCTGCACCTGGCGCTGATCGCGGCCGGGGTGCGCCGCGGCGACACCGTGCTGGTCCCGTCGTTCACCTTCGCGGCCACCGCCAACGCGGTGATGTACCTCGGCGCCCGCCCGGTCTTCCTGGACAGCACCCCGGAGAGCTGGAACGTCGACCCGCAGATCCTCGTCGACGAGCTGCGCGGCCGCTCGGTCCGCGGCCAGCTGCCGCGCGCCGTGATCACCGTCGACATGTACGGGCAGTGCGCCGACTACCAGCCCATCCTGGAGGCCTGCGACCGATACGGCGTCCCGCTGATCGAGGACGCCGCCGAGGCCCTGGGCGCGACCTACCGGGACCGCCCGGCCGGGTCGTTCGGGCTGGCCGGGGTGCTCTCGTTCAACGGCAACAAGATCGTCACCACCGGCGGCGGCGGGGTGCTGGTCACCGACGACGGCTCGGTCGCCGGTCAGGTCCGGCACCTGTCCACCCAGGCGCGCGAGCCGGTGGCGCACTACGAGCACCGCACGGTCGGCTACAACTACCGGCTCAGCAACCTGCTCGCCGCGGTCGGGCGGGGACAGTTGCAGCGGCTGCCGTCGATGATCGAGGCGCGCCGGGTGACCTTCGAGCATTACCGGGCGGCGCTCGGCGACCTGAGCGGGTTCGACTTCCTGCCGGTGGCGGGCTATGGCGTACCGAACTGGTGGCTGACCTGTCTGCTGGTCGACTCGCAGCGGACCCGCGATCTGATCGTGGCCGAGCTCGCGAAAGCCGACATCGAGGCGCGCCCCACCTGGAAGCCGATGCATCTGCAACCGGTGTACCGGGACTGCGTGATGCGCGGCGGCGCGGTCAGCGCCGACCTTTTCCACCGCGGGCTCTGCCTGCCCAGCGGTTCCGCCCTCACCGGGCACGACCGGGATCGGGTGGTGGCCGCCGTCCGGTCGGCCGTCCACGAGCAGGAAGGGTGA
- a CDS encoding glycosyltransferase family 4 protein, with translation MRIVYIHQYYCNPGMAGGIRSYEQAKRLVARGHTVDVITTDITPGDRELGWKITHEDGITVHWFRIPYNNHMSYARRLRAFAEFMVLATTRAARMSADLVFATSTPLTVAVPGVLAARLRRVPFVFEVRDLWPEVPIEMGALRNPVTRGLAGALATFAYRNAAEVVALSPGMAAGVTRRRPGTPVTVVPNAADLDLFHVDPAQVKRFRGEHRWLGDRPLIVYTGALGAVNGVEYLIRAARRMRELDPEIQVLIVGHGKEWESTGRLAAEHGLLDATVRMWEKVPKSELPVILGAATMSTSMVRPIRGLWDNSANKFFDALAASRPIAVNYGGWQADLITETGAGLVLDPYDADAAGELMADRVRDEDWLVKARAAAHRLAVDEFSRDQLYERFEAVLTRAAGRRAVLTQQS, from the coding sequence ATGCGCATCGTCTACATCCACCAGTACTACTGCAACCCGGGGATGGCCGGCGGCATCCGCTCCTACGAGCAGGCGAAGCGGCTGGTGGCACGCGGGCACACGGTCGACGTGATCACCACCGACATCACCCCGGGTGACCGGGAGCTGGGGTGGAAGATCACCCATGAGGACGGGATCACCGTCCACTGGTTCCGGATCCCCTACAACAACCACATGTCGTACGCCCGCCGGCTGCGCGCGTTCGCGGAGTTCATGGTGCTCGCCACCACCCGCGCGGCCCGGATGAGCGCGGACCTGGTCTTCGCCACCAGCACCCCGCTCACCGTCGCGGTACCCGGTGTACTCGCCGCTCGGCTGCGCCGGGTGCCGTTCGTCTTCGAGGTCCGTGACCTCTGGCCGGAGGTGCCGATCGAGATGGGCGCGCTGCGCAACCCGGTCACCCGGGGCCTGGCCGGCGCGCTGGCGACCTTCGCCTATCGCAACGCCGCCGAGGTGGTCGCCCTCTCCCCCGGGATGGCCGCCGGGGTGACCAGGCGCCGCCCCGGCACCCCGGTCACCGTGGTGCCGAACGCCGCCGACCTGGACCTCTTCCACGTCGACCCGGCGCAGGTCAAGCGGTTCCGCGGCGAACACCGCTGGCTCGGCGACCGGCCGCTGATCGTCTACACCGGCGCGCTGGGCGCGGTGAACGGGGTGGAGTACCTGATCCGCGCGGCCCGGCGGATGCGCGAGCTGGACCCGGAGATCCAGGTGCTGATCGTCGGGCACGGCAAGGAGTGGGAGAGCACCGGACGGCTCGCCGCCGAGCACGGCCTGCTCGACGCGACAGTCCGGATGTGGGAGAAGGTCCCCAAGTCCGAGCTGCCGGTGATCCTGGGCGCCGCGACCATGTCGACCAGCATGGTCCGGCCGATCCGCGGCCTCTGGGACAACTCGGCCAACAAGTTCTTCGACGCGCTCGCCGCGTCCCGGCCGATCGCCGTCAACTACGGCGGCTGGCAGGCCGACCTGATCACCGAGACCGGCGCCGGGCTGGTCCTCGACCCGTACGACGCGGACGCCGCCGGGGAGCTGATGGCCGACCGGGTGCGGGACGAGGACTGGCTGGTCAAGGCCCGGGCCGCGGCCCATCGCCTGGCCGTCGACGAGTTCTCCCGGGACCAGCTCTACGAACGCTTCGAGGCGGTACTGACCCGGGCGGCGGGCCGCCGAGCCGTGCTGACCCAGCAGTCCTGA
- a CDS encoding polysaccharide deacetylase family protein, with translation MEAPTAIKRRLNELGLRTRLRARPRTQGRVLAPAGLFRRLPSAPGLFFPFYHDVLAEYAGDLRRHLRRMSRIGTMVSWEEALAVLADERPLTEPTFCLNFDDGHLSWRDVVVPMLLELKLPATFFVTTGLIGRPGNLSWDDVRDIQRAGFAIGSHTVTHHRLADQDDDEVWHEIADSKAELEDELGIEIRDFAAPYGYPRVDFTEREVRAAERAGYRSFSSTLRPAMHPGDSPMGIHRQGLHPAWPLMAVRTRVHD, from the coding sequence ATGGAGGCGCCGACGGCGATCAAACGACGTCTGAACGAACTAGGCCTGCGGACCCGCCTCCGGGCCAGGCCACGGACGCAGGGCCGGGTGCTCGCGCCGGCCGGGTTGTTCCGCCGCCTGCCCAGCGCGCCCGGGTTGTTCTTCCCCTTCTACCACGACGTGCTCGCGGAGTACGCCGGCGACCTGCGCCGCCACCTGCGCCGGATGAGCCGGATCGGGACCATGGTGAGCTGGGAGGAGGCCCTCGCGGTGCTGGCCGACGAGCGGCCGCTGACCGAGCCGACGTTCTGCCTCAACTTCGACGACGGTCACCTGAGCTGGCGTGACGTGGTCGTGCCGATGCTGCTGGAGCTGAAGCTGCCGGCCACCTTCTTCGTCACCACCGGACTGATCGGCCGGCCCGGGAACCTGAGCTGGGACGACGTCCGGGACATCCAGCGGGCCGGGTTCGCGATCGGCTCGCACACGGTGACCCATCACCGGCTGGCCGACCAGGACGACGACGAGGTGTGGCACGAGATCGCCGACTCCAAGGCGGAGCTGGAGGACGAGCTGGGGATCGAGATCCGGGACTTCGCCGCGCCGTACGGCTATCCCCGGGTGGACTTCACCGAGCGGGAGGTGCGGGCGGCCGAACGGGCCGGGTACCGCAGCTTCTCCTCGACGCTGCGCCCGGCCATGCACCCCGGCGACTCACCGATGGGGATCCACCGGCAGGGGCTGCACCCGGCCTGGCCGCTGATGGCAGTGCGGACCCGAGTCCATGACTGA
- a CDS encoding IclR family transcriptional regulator, which produces MPGTVQSIERAAAILRMLAGGPGRLGLSEIARSLDLAKGTTHGILRTLQGVGFVEQDRVSGQYQLGAALLHLGTSYLDINELRSRSINWADPLAARSGEAVRIGTVYEGQVLVVHHVFRPDDTFQTLDVGALLPLHATALGKVLLAYRAGVLDPDLPAYTRKTLVTSRELGAALEQIRACGWGADVEEHILGEAAVAAPIRGYGGLVIGAIGVSGQVERICDSHYKPRPHLVTGVRDAARAISRDLGAARP; this is translated from the coding sequence ATGCCGGGAACCGTGCAGTCCATCGAGCGAGCGGCCGCGATCCTGCGGATGCTCGCCGGCGGGCCGGGCCGGCTCGGGCTCAGCGAGATCGCCCGCTCCCTCGACCTGGCCAAAGGCACCACGCACGGGATCCTGCGCACGCTTCAGGGGGTCGGCTTCGTCGAGCAGGACCGGGTGTCCGGGCAGTACCAGCTCGGTGCCGCCCTGCTGCACCTGGGGACCAGCTATCTGGACATCAACGAGCTGCGGTCCCGCTCGATCAACTGGGCGGATCCGCTGGCCGCGCGCAGCGGGGAGGCGGTCCGGATCGGGACCGTGTACGAGGGGCAGGTGCTCGTCGTGCACCACGTGTTCCGGCCGGACGACACCTTCCAGACCCTGGACGTGGGGGCCTTGCTGCCGTTGCACGCCACGGCGCTCGGGAAGGTGCTGCTGGCGTACCGGGCGGGCGTCCTCGATCCGGACCTGCCGGCCTACACCCGGAAGACATTGGTCACGTCACGCGAGCTCGGTGCGGCCCTGGAGCAGATCCGGGCGTGCGGCTGGGGCGCCGACGTCGAGGAGCACATCCTCGGCGAGGCCGCGGTCGCCGCACCGATCCGCGGTTACGGCGGGCTGGTGATCGGCGCCATCGGCGTCTCCGGACAAGTCGAACGGATCTGCGACAGCCACTACAAACCACGCCCGCACCTGGTCACCGGCGTGCGGGACGCGGCCCGGGCGATCTCCAGGGATTTGGGAGCGGCCCGGCCATAG
- a CDS encoding S8 family serine peptidase, with protein sequence MTHEGIRRWIAGVGVAVMAALALTAPAAAADAGTSTFWVLLREKTDFSAASGAKTKAARGQAVVRAAQTGARLHQAGLRELLGKRKVPFESFWIADTIKVTGTAALRKEIAARPDVKGIVADTPIVLPKPAAGSAQAEVQGNEWNIDRIGAPRVWAEKGDTGQGIVIANVDTGVQFDHPALAASYRGRQADGSYRHDYNWYDPSHVCSGAAPCDNAGHGTHTMGTMVGADGIGVAPGAKWIAAKGCESQSCSASALLAAGQWIVAPTDLSGANPRPDLAPDIVNNSWGGAAGFDPWYSDVVRAWTAAGIFPAFSNGNSGPGCATATTPGSYTDVYSSGAFDVTGAIASFSSRGTGQDGGIKPDLAAPGVDVRSSVPGDAYASYSGTSMASPHTAATVALIWAAVPALRRDLTATREILDVTATDADDTSCGGTAADNNVFGQGRLDAYAAVSLALSPAGTLTGTVTGAGGALAGATVTVTGPATRTTSSAADGGYRFGRLPAGRYQLSVTAFGYDSFQLAVTVGEGDSVRADAALTASASGIVSGVVSVGGDPAAGATVALAGTPVSVTTGADGAYRLAAPHGDYQLKVDPLGGCATGATRSLTVRGDVTVDVALSQVRDAFGYACTPAEEAYRPGTTRVDLTGDDAAAEVTLPFAVPFYGTGYRHAWVSTNGVIAFDQAVHSYANTDLPDTAVPNNALYPFWDDLYVDDAAGVYTAADADTFVVEWRNVRFFGDETQRLSISAILHSDGRVTYRYRDLSGARTGGNSATIGVENADGTVGLAFAYGKSVVSESVGVTFAPGAVNRIAATFNVHRETVWGQNVFVAGNIAELGGWDPNRAVPLGADGYPTWSGAVNLPPNTAVEFKYLVKNPDGSVIWESGANRSTVTPPTGQYITHDDFRS encoded by the coding sequence ATGACACACGAGGGAATCCGGCGCTGGATCGCCGGAGTCGGCGTGGCCGTCATGGCGGCCCTGGCGCTGACCGCGCCCGCCGCCGCGGCGGACGCCGGCACCAGCACCTTCTGGGTGCTGTTGCGGGAGAAGACCGACTTCAGCGCCGCGAGCGGCGCGAAGACCAAGGCCGCGCGGGGGCAGGCCGTGGTCCGGGCCGCGCAGACCGGCGCGCGGCTCCACCAGGCCGGGCTGCGGGAGCTGCTCGGCAAGCGCAAGGTGCCGTTCGAGAGCTTCTGGATCGCCGACACCATCAAGGTCACCGGAACCGCCGCGCTGCGCAAGGAGATCGCCGCCCGCCCCGACGTGAAGGGGATCGTCGCGGACACCCCGATCGTGCTGCCGAAGCCGGCCGCCGGGAGCGCGCAGGCCGAGGTGCAGGGCAACGAGTGGAACATCGACCGGATCGGCGCGCCCCGGGTCTGGGCGGAGAAGGGCGACACCGGGCAGGGCATCGTGATCGCCAACGTGGACACCGGCGTCCAGTTCGATCACCCGGCGCTGGCCGCGTCCTACCGCGGGCGGCAGGCCGACGGTTCCTACCGGCACGACTACAACTGGTACGACCCGTCGCACGTCTGCTCCGGCGCCGCGCCGTGCGACAACGCCGGGCACGGCACGCACACCATGGGCACGATGGTCGGCGCGGACGGCATCGGCGTCGCCCCGGGCGCGAAGTGGATCGCCGCGAAGGGCTGCGAGTCGCAGTCCTGTTCCGCGTCCGCGCTGCTCGCGGCCGGTCAGTGGATCGTCGCGCCGACCGATCTCAGCGGCGCGAACCCCCGGCCCGACCTGGCCCCGGACATCGTCAACAACTCCTGGGGCGGCGCGGCCGGCTTCGACCCGTGGTACTCCGACGTGGTCCGCGCCTGGACCGCGGCCGGCATCTTCCCGGCGTTCTCCAACGGCAACTCCGGACCGGGCTGCGCCACCGCGACCACGCCCGGCTCCTACACCGACGTGTACTCGTCCGGCGCGTTCGACGTGACCGGCGCGATCGCCTCGTTCTCCAGCCGGGGCACCGGGCAGGACGGCGGGATCAAGCCGGACCTGGCCGCGCCCGGCGTCGACGTCCGCTCCAGCGTGCCGGGCGACGCCTACGCCTCGTACAGCGGGACGTCGATGGCCTCCCCGCACACCGCGGCGACCGTCGCGCTGATCTGGGCGGCGGTGCCCGCGCTGCGCCGGGACCTGACGGCCACCCGGGAGATCCTCGACGTCACCGCCACCGACGCCGACGACACCTCGTGCGGCGGGACGGCCGCCGACAACAACGTCTTCGGGCAGGGGCGGCTCGACGCGTACGCGGCGGTCAGCCTGGCGCTCAGCCCGGCCGGGACGCTCACCGGCACGGTCACCGGGGCCGGTGGCGCGCTCGCCGGCGCGACGGTCACCGTCACCGGTCCGGCCACCCGGACCACCTCCAGCGCGGCCGACGGCGGCTACCGGTTCGGCCGCCTCCCGGCGGGCCGGTATCAGCTGAGCGTGACCGCTTTCGGCTATGACAGCTTCCAGCTCGCGGTGACGGTCGGCGAGGGCGACTCGGTGCGGGCCGACGCGGCGCTCACGGCGAGTGCGTCCGGCATCGTGAGCGGGGTGGTCAGCGTCGGCGGCGACCCGGCGGCGGGCGCGACGGTCGCGCTCGCGGGCACGCCGGTCTCGGTCACCACGGGCGCCGACGGCGCCTATCGGCTCGCTGCCCCGCACGGGGATTACCAGCTCAAGGTGGATCCGCTGGGTGGCTGCGCCACCGGAGCGACCCGATCACTCACGGTCCGCGGGGACGTCACGGTCGATGTCGCGCTGAGCCAGGTCAGGGACGCTTTCGGGTACGCCTGCACCCCGGCCGAGGAGGCGTACCGGCCGGGAACCACCCGGGTGGATCTGACCGGTGACGACGCGGCGGCCGAGGTGACGCTGCCGTTCGCGGTGCCGTTCTACGGGACCGGGTACCGGCACGCCTGGGTGAGCACGAACGGCGTGATCGCTTTTGATCAGGCGGTGCACTCCTACGCCAACACGGATCTGCCGGACACGGCCGTGCCGAACAACGCGCTCTACCCGTTCTGGGACGACCTCTACGTGGACGACGCGGCGGGCGTCTACACCGCCGCGGACGCGGACACGTTCGTGGTCGAGTGGCGCAACGTGCGGTTCTTCGGGGACGAGACGCAGCGGCTGTCGATCAGCGCGATCCTGCACTCGGACGGGCGGGTGACATATCGCTATCGGGATCTGTCCGGGGCTCGCACGGGTGGGAACAGTGCCACGATCGGGGTGGAGAACGCGGACGGGACGGTGGGGCTGGCTTTCGCGTACGGGAAATCGGTGGTCAGCGAAAGCGTCGGGGTGACCTTCGCCCCGGGAGCCGTGAATCGGATCGCGGCCACCTTCAACGTGCATCGCGAAACCGTCTGGGGACAGAACGTCTTCGTCGCCGGCAACATCGCTGAGCTGGGTGGCTGGGACCCGAATCGGGCGGTGCCGCTCGGTGCGGACGGCTATCCGACCTGGTCCGGGGCGGTGAACCTGCCGCCGAACACGGCGGTCGAGTTCAAATACCTGGTCAAGAATCCGGACGGTTCGGTGATCTGGGAATCGGGTGCGAATCGCAGCACGGTGACGCCGCCGACCGGGCAGTACATCACGCACGACGACTTCCGTTCCTGA
- a CDS encoding lipoprotein — MKTLCRTALLTALATLALTGCDSEEKKTPATASKEPATAKVGAAGSGCELPVSFGIADGWKPKQVTVTADDPLAALARKGPFTMACEIDAKPAGNLGFLRVWTGERAELKPALTAFIGDKAQEPAFTETPIGGKPGLTVDYQQKSQLDGTLEKESAFVVDSGKGLVLVSLDSFDSGEHTEMLPAYELAQKTLVLN; from the coding sequence GTGAAGACCCTGTGCCGCACCGCCCTGCTCACCGCCCTCGCCACCCTGGCCCTGACCGGCTGCGACAGCGAGGAGAAGAAGACACCGGCCACGGCGAGCAAAGAGCCGGCGACGGCCAAGGTCGGCGCCGCCGGCAGCGGCTGCGAGCTGCCGGTCAGCTTCGGCATCGCCGACGGCTGGAAGCCCAAGCAGGTCACCGTCACGGCCGACGACCCGCTGGCCGCCCTGGCCAGGAAGGGCCCGTTCACGATGGCCTGCGAGATCGACGCCAAGCCGGCCGGCAACCTCGGCTTCCTCCGCGTCTGGACCGGCGAGCGGGCCGAGCTGAAGCCGGCCCTGACCGCGTTCATCGGCGACAAGGCGCAGGAGCCGGCGTTCACCGAGACGCCGATCGGCGGCAAGCCCGGCCTGACCGTCGACTACCAGCAGAAGAGCCAGCTCGACGGCACCCTGGAAAAGGAGTCGGCGTTCGTCGTCGACTCGGGCAAGGGCCTGGTGCTGGTCTCGCTGGACAGCTTCGACAGCGGCGAGCACACCGAAATGCTGCCCGCCTACGAGCTGGCGCAGAAGACGCTGGTCCTGAATTGA
- the glpK gene encoding glycerol kinase GlpK, translated as MSERYVVAIDQGTTSTRCIVFDRHGRLVSLAQQEHKQHFPKPGWVEHDAMEIWRNVERLAPRALRRAGITLDQVAAVGIANQRETTVIWDRLTGVPIGRAIIWQDTRTDALVHDLASRSLAARISDISGLPLATYFSGPRLRWMLDHTPGLQQRAERGEVLCGTMETWLIWNMTRGAHVTDVTNASRTMLLDVHTLDWSPEALDFFGIPRAMLPEVRASIGAFGTASEAFPGVRIGAALGDQQAALFGQTCFTSGEAKCTYGTGSFLLLNTGHELIRPGHGLLSTVAYQVAGSPASYALEGSIAITGSLVQWFRDQLELISSAPEIETLARTVADNGGCYIVPAFSGLYAPHWRSEARGVIVGLTSYITKGHLARAVLEATAWQTREVVDAMNANSGLALKTLKVDGGMTADNLLMQMIADVLDVPVVRPLAVETVSLGAAYAAGLAVGYWPDLDGLRRNWHIAGQWMPAMDPDLRKTEYANWQRAVERTFDWIQPAAD; from the coding sequence ATGTCCGAGCGCTACGTGGTCGCGATCGACCAGGGCACCACCTCGACCCGGTGCATCGTGTTCGACCGGCACGGGCGGCTGGTCTCCCTGGCCCAGCAGGAGCACAAGCAGCACTTCCCGAAACCGGGCTGGGTGGAGCACGACGCCATGGAGATCTGGCGCAACGTGGAGCGCCTGGCGCCGCGGGCGCTGCGCCGGGCCGGAATCACCCTCGACCAGGTGGCCGCGGTCGGCATCGCCAATCAGCGGGAGACCACGGTGATCTGGGACCGGCTGACCGGCGTCCCGATCGGGCGCGCGATCATCTGGCAGGACACCAGGACCGACGCGCTCGTTCACGACCTCGCGTCGCGGTCACTGGCAGCTCGTATTTCTGATATCTCCGGTTTGCCGCTGGCGACGTATTTTTCCGGGCCGCGACTGCGCTGGATGCTCGATCACACGCCCGGCCTCCAGCAGCGGGCGGAGCGCGGTGAGGTGCTCTGCGGGACCATGGAGACCTGGCTGATCTGGAACATGACCCGCGGCGCGCACGTCACCGACGTGACCAACGCCAGCCGCACCATGCTGCTCGACGTGCACACCCTCGACTGGTCACCGGAGGCGCTCGACTTCTTCGGGATCCCCCGCGCGATGTTGCCGGAGGTCAGGGCTTCGATCGGCGCCTTCGGCACCGCTTCGGAGGCATTTCCCGGGGTACGCATCGGCGCCGCCCTCGGTGATCAGCAGGCCGCCCTGTTCGGCCAGACCTGCTTCACCTCCGGCGAGGCCAAGTGCACGTACGGCACCGGGAGCTTCCTGCTGCTCAACACCGGTCACGAGCTGATCCGGCCGGGGCACGGGCTGCTCAGCACGGTCGCGTACCAGGTCGCCGGCTCCCCGGCCAGTTACGCCCTGGAGGGCTCGATCGCGATCACCGGCTCGCTGGTCCAGTGGTTCCGCGACCAGCTGGAGCTGATCTCCAGTGCCCCGGAGATCGAGACGCTGGCCCGGACGGTCGCGGACAACGGCGGGTGCTACATCGTGCCGGCGTTCTCCGGGCTGTACGCGCCGCACTGGCGATCCGAGGCGCGCGGGGTGATCGTGGGGCTGACCTCGTACATCACCAAGGGGCATCTGGCCCGCGCGGTCCTGGAGGCGACCGCCTGGCAGACCCGCGAGGTGGTCGACGCGATGAACGCGAACTCCGGCCTGGCCCTGAAAACCCTCAAGGTCGACGGCGGGATGACCGCGGACAACCTGCTGATGCAGATGATCGCGGACGTCCTGGACGTGCCGGTGGTCCGGCCGCTGGCGGTGGAGACGGTCTCGCTCGGCGCGGCCTACGCGGCCGGGCTGGCCGTCGGATACTGGCCGGATTTGGACGGCCTGCGCCGCAACTGGCACATCGCCGGCCAGTGGATGCCGGCCATGGACCCGGATCTGCGCAAGACCGAGTACGCCAACTGGCAGCGCGCCGTGGAACGCACCTTCGACTGGATCCAGCCCGCGGCCGACTAG